Part of the Polyangium spumosum genome is shown below.
CGCGGAGCCGATCCCGGTGAGGTTCGTCGTCGCGGGTCCCACGACGATCGAGGGCTGCGACGCGGTGGACGCAGCCATGAGCGGAGGTGCCCCCGGATCGGGGGACCGAGCGTTGCCGGCCATCGTGACGCAGGTTAGCGGAAGTCGGCGCGTCCGGGGTGACAATCCCGCGGCGCCCCTCGCCCGCTCGTCATCGGGCGGCGCCGTCCGTTGACCGGACGGTCGAGATGCGTATACTCCGCCTCCGTTTTCGTTCGGCCCGATCACGTGGGCACGCGCCGCTTCGGGCGCGCGCTCGCCGTCGGGCGTCGCTTGGCCGATCCGGCGCTCGGTAGCGCTGAAGAGGCCGAGGAGCGGTAGACCGATGCTTCATCCGATCCACAAGTCCACGATCATCGACAAGTTCCGCACCCACGAGGGCGACACCGGCTCGCCCGAGGTGCAGATCGCGCTCCTCAGCGAGCGGATCACGCAGCTCACGGAGCACTTCAAGACGCACAAGAAGGACCACCACTCGCGCCGTGGCCTCCTCAAGCTCGTGAGCCAGCGCCGCCGCCAGCTCGACTACATCAAGCGCATCGACATCGAGCGCTACCGCACGCTCATCCAGCGGCTCAACATCCGCAAGTGAGCGAGCGCCAGGCCGCCGCGAGGCGAGCCGGCGAACACGACGAGAGGGTTCGCTCCCGCGCCGCGTGTCGGCAGGGGGCGAGCCCTCTTTTCGTTTTGTCCT
Proteins encoded:
- the rpsO gene encoding 30S ribosomal protein S15, with product MLHPIHKSTIIDKFRTHEGDTGSPEVQIALLSERITQLTEHFKTHKKDHHSRRGLLKLVSQRRRQLDYIKRIDIERYRTLIQRLNIRK